In the Chlamydiales bacterium STE3 genome, one interval contains:
- a CDS encoding Malonyl CoA-acyl carrier protein transacylase (Product derived from UniProtKB/Swiss-Prot:P71019;Gene name derived from UniProtKB/Swiss-Prot:P71019;EC number derived from UniProtKB/Swiss-Prot:P71019), protein MDEKMVKFQRVAFIFPGQGSQYPGMAKDFFENYSEVRHLFEEADDILKRKISNIILNGPEDLLTQTRNSQVGIFLTSFALLKVLKHSFNHLKPFACAGLSLGEYTALTAAGVLPFQSALTLVEKRGQLMNDACEQTKGTMAVIMGLDGFQVEQMVQDANLPNDLWAANFNCPGQVVISGTMKGIAEGEKRAKELGAKRVLPLQVYGAFHSGLMQSAEEKLREELLKVQIEKSSIKVSMNVTGDFVEHQEEIRRALSMQVTHPVRWEQNIRSLTKENSDLFIEIGPGKTLSGLNKRNGVLAPTLNLEKMTDLDLLAKELNG, encoded by the coding sequence ATGGATGAAAAAATGGTTAAGTTTCAACGTGTTGCATTTATTTTTCCAGGGCAAGGATCCCAATATCCGGGAATGGCCAAAGACTTTTTTGAGAACTATAGTGAGGTTAGACATCTTTTTGAAGAAGCGGACGATATTCTGAAGCGCAAAATTTCTAATATTATCTTAAACGGACCAGAAGACCTTCTTACTCAGACTCGAAACAGCCAGGTGGGCATTTTCTTAACAAGTTTTGCCTTATTAAAGGTGTTGAAACACTCTTTTAACCATTTGAAGCCATTTGCATGTGCCGGTTTAAGCCTCGGGGAATACACTGCTCTAACTGCAGCAGGGGTTCTTCCGTTCCAAAGTGCCCTAACCTTAGTTGAGAAACGAGGGCAGTTGATGAATGATGCTTGCGAACAAACTAAGGGAACGATGGCCGTAATAATGGGGCTGGATGGCTTCCAAGTAGAGCAAATGGTACAAGATGCTAACCTTCCAAATGACCTCTGGGCTGCTAACTTTAATTGCCCTGGACAAGTTGTGATTTCGGGAACAATGAAAGGCATTGCTGAGGGAGAGAAAAGAGCTAAGGAACTTGGTGCGAAAAGAGTTTTACCTTTGCAAGTCTATGGTGCTTTTCATAGCGGTCTAATGCAATCAGCGGAAGAAAAGCTGCGTGAGGAGCTTTTGAAAGTTCAAATTGAAAAAAGCTCTATCAAAGTCTCTATGAATGTAACAGGGGATTTTGTGGAGCACCAAGAAGAAATACGCCGGGCACTCTCCATGCAAGTGACACATCCAGTGAGATGGGAGCAGAACATCCGCTCATTAACGAAAGAAAATAGCGATTTGTTTATTGAGATTGGTCCAGGTAAAACACTTTCTGGTCTAAATAAACGCAATGGAGTTTTAGCTCCAACTTTAAACCTTGAAAAGATGACGGACTTAGATTTATTAGCTAAGGAGCTGAATGGATGA
- a CDS encoding putative symporter YcgO (Product derived from UniProtKB/Swiss-Prot:P94392;Gene name derived from UniProtKB/Swiss-Prot:P94392) yields MLGALTIFQYHQNVRPSMQSQILIAFFSYLLIILAIGLFSHSKQTTSADFVMGNRSLNFWLTALTAHASDMSAWLFMAFPAALFIKGLPGLWIALGLIGGMYLNWQFIAEKLRVETERYNSYTLSTYFERRFFDSTGVIRILTALMSVLFLTTYLAAGLYGMGLLFGSLFGINQYVGLPIAIFVVMAYTFFGGFVTVAWTDFFQGIYLLIVLIATAIYAFFSLPSSEFISQVAQEKGISLSLIPDLTFTSTLTLIFLILEWGLGYYGQPHIVTKFMGIKTPSEIRKAKFLGMSWQIISLGAAAAIGILGIGLFPNGLQNPELVFVEIVKLLFHPLFVGFILCGVIAANMSTMDSQILVCASVLSEDLYKCFFKRNASPKELLVASRASVILVSLTSLLIAFYSSSSILEMVLYAWSGLGCSFGPLVIASLYFKKANRQGAIAGIITGGTLAATWPFINFYIIDYTIPAMIPGFFLGLLSIYLVSYITNGFKNKTAQN; encoded by the coding sequence GTGTTAGGAGCTCTTACAATTTTTCAGTACCATCAAAATGTTAGGCCATCCATGCAGTCCCAGATTCTTATTGCTTTCTTCTCCTACCTTTTAATCATCTTGGCAATTGGCTTATTCTCACACAGCAAACAGACAACTTCCGCTGATTTTGTCATGGGAAATCGCTCTCTGAATTTTTGGCTTACAGCCCTCACTGCACATGCAAGCGATATGAGTGCATGGCTTTTCATGGCTTTTCCGGCAGCCTTATTTATTAAGGGCTTACCGGGCCTTTGGATTGCTCTCGGCTTGATCGGAGGAATGTATCTAAATTGGCAATTCATCGCGGAAAAATTGCGGGTTGAAACAGAAAGATATAATAGTTATACGCTTTCGACTTATTTTGAAAGACGTTTTTTTGATTCTACCGGTGTTATTCGCATTTTAACGGCCCTAATGTCCGTTCTATTTCTTACCACCTACCTTGCTGCAGGCCTTTATGGAATGGGCCTTTTATTTGGCTCACTTTTTGGAATCAATCAGTATGTTGGTTTGCCCATTGCCATCTTTGTTGTAATGGCCTATACATTTTTTGGAGGCTTCGTCACTGTTGCTTGGACCGATTTTTTCCAAGGTATCTACCTTCTTATCGTCCTCATAGCAACGGCGATTTACGCTTTTTTCTCTCTGCCAAGTTCTGAGTTTATTTCTCAGGTGGCACAAGAAAAAGGCATCTCTTTAAGCTTAATTCCCGACCTCACATTTACTTCAACTCTGACTCTCATTTTTCTCATCTTAGAGTGGGGACTCGGCTATTATGGGCAACCACATATTGTGACAAAATTCATGGGAATTAAGACACCAAGCGAAATTAGAAAAGCAAAATTTCTGGGAATGAGCTGGCAAATTATATCTCTCGGGGCTGCAGCAGCAATTGGAATTTTAGGAATCGGCCTATTTCCCAATGGACTTCAAAACCCAGAACTTGTCTTTGTCGAAATAGTCAAACTACTTTTTCACCCTCTATTTGTAGGCTTTATTCTTTGCGGAGTTATTGCTGCAAATATGTCTACAATGGACTCCCAAATTTTGGTCTGCGCCTCTGTTTTAAGTGAAGACCTTTATAAATGTTTCTTTAAAAGAAATGCATCTCCGAAAGAGCTATTAGTTGCTTCCAGGGCATCTGTTATTCTTGTTTCACTAACTTCATTGTTGATCGCTTTCTATAGCAGCTCAAGCATTCTAGAAATGGTACTCTACGCATGGTCAGGATTAGGTTGTTCATTTGGACCGCTCGTTATTGCCTCTTTGTATTTTAAAAAAGCGAATCGTCAAGGAGCAATTGCAGGGATTATCACAGGAGGCACCCTAGCTGCAACTTGGCCATTTATCAATTTCTACATTATTGACTATACCATCCCCGCAATGATTCCAGGATTCTTTCTGGGATTACTAAGTATTTATTTGGTATCCTATATCACAAATGGTTTCAAGAATAAAACAGCACAAAATTAG
- a CDS encoding Acyl carrier protein (Product derived from UniProtKB/Swiss-Prot:Q6MAF8;Gene name derived from UniProtKB/Swiss-Prot:Q6MAF8), with translation MSLDQEVIDIVVEHLGVDKDDVTPSKSFVEDLGADSLDLTELIMTFEERFACEILAEDAEELKTVGDVIAYIQKQSKA, from the coding sequence ATGTCTTTAGATCAAGAAGTCATTGACATTGTCGTTGAACACTTAGGAGTAGACAAAGATGACGTTACTCCTTCAAAATCCTTTGTGGAAGATCTTGGTGCAGACTCATTGGATTTAACCGAGCTTATTATGACCTTTGAAGAGCGATTTGCCTGTGAAATTTTAGCAGAAGACGCTGAGGAATTAAAAACTGTTGGTGATGTAATCGCTTATATTCAAAAACAGTCAAAAGCTTAA
- a CDS encoding 3-oxoacyl-[acyl-carrier-protein] reductase FabG (Product derived from UniProtKB/Swiss-Prot:P38004;Gene name derived from UniProtKB/Swiss-Prot:P38004;EC number derived from UniProtKB/Swiss-Prot:P38004) has product MNQMLRGKVAIVTGGTSGIGFAIASTFVEQGARVIVLGTNSSKGHQSAEEINCKSNVSMCTFYQADVSRTDEVDHCLKDVLANFSKVDILVNNAGITRDQLLMKMNEQDWDDVMAVNIKSCYNTCHFLARPMLKARSGKIINISSVVGLTGNAGQVNYAASKGAMVAFSKALALEFAPRNILVNCIAPGFIETNMTSSLTEAQRESILSKIPLGRMGLAQEVANAALFLATDLSSYMTGQVITVDGGMVM; this is encoded by the coding sequence ATGAATCAAATGCTTAGGGGCAAAGTTGCCATTGTAACTGGTGGAACAAGTGGGATTGGATTTGCGATTGCTTCAACATTTGTTGAGCAAGGTGCTCGAGTCATAGTTTTAGGGACAAACTCTAGCAAAGGCCATCAATCTGCAGAGGAGATTAATTGTAAAAGTAATGTTTCTATGTGCACCTTTTATCAAGCTGACGTGAGTCGAACAGATGAGGTGGATCACTGTTTAAAAGATGTTTTAGCTAACTTCTCTAAGGTCGACATTTTGGTTAACAATGCAGGAATTACGAGAGATCAGCTATTAATGAAAATGAATGAGCAGGACTGGGATGATGTGATGGCGGTGAATATTAAATCTTGCTACAACACATGCCATTTTTTAGCGAGGCCAATGTTAAAAGCAAGGTCTGGAAAAATTATCAATATCTCTTCCGTTGTTGGTCTAACGGGGAATGCGGGGCAGGTAAATTATGCTGCTTCAAAAGGAGCAATGGTTGCCTTTTCAAAGGCATTGGCACTTGAATTTGCTCCGCGCAATATACTTGTAAATTGTATTGCTCCTGGATTTATAGAAACAAACATGACAAGTAGCTTGACAGAGGCCCAGAGAGAATCTATACTCTCGAAGATTCCTCTTGGACGAATGGGGCTTGCACAAGAAGTTGCTAATGCAGCGCTTTTTTTAGCGACTGACTTATCAAGTTATATGACTGGACAAGTAATTACCGTCGATGGCGGAATGGTCATGTAA